The Inmirania thermothiophila nucleotide sequence CGCCGGAGGCGGACCTTTCCGATCCCGAGCGCTACCGGGCGCTGTGCGCCATGATCCCGCGCAGCGTCGGCGGCATCTACGCCCACTGGCGCCGGCGCATGGCCGCGGGGGCGGCGCCCGCAGGCCCCGATCCCGGCGCCGGCGAGGCCTGCCCCTGCGGCAGCGGCCTGCCCTTCGACGAGTGCTGCGGAGGGGCGGGCCGCAGCCTGCACTGACCGCGCCGCCGCCCCCGGGAAGCACCATGAGCGAGCAGGAGATCCGCAACGTCGCCCTCGTGGCGCACGTCGATCACGGCAAGACCACCCTCGTGGACGCGATCCTGCGCCACTGCGGCGCGCTCGGGCGCGGCGTCGAGGGCGAGCGGCTGCTCGATCGCGACGCCCAGGAGCGCGAGCGCGGCATCACCATCCTCGCCAAGGCCACCGGCGTGCGCTGGCGCGGCCGGCGCATCCACCTGGTGGACACCCCGGGGCACGCCGACTTCGGCGGCGAGGTGGAGCGCGTCCTCTCCATGGTGGACGCGGTGCTGCTGCTGGTGGACGCGGTGGAGGGGCCGATGCCCCAGACCCGCTTCGTCACCCGCAAGGCCCTGGCCCGGGGCCTCGCCCCCATCGTGGTGGTGAACAAGATGGACCGTGCGGGGGCGCGCCCGGCGGCGGTGGTGGACGCGGTCTTCGACCTGCTCTGCGAGCTGGGCGCCAGCGAGGCGCAGCTGGACTTCCCCGTGGTCTACTGCTCCGGGGTCGAGGGCTGGGCCAGCCTCGACCCCGACCGGCGCGGCGCCGACCTCGAGCCGCTGCTGGAGACGCTGGTGGCGCACACGCCGCCGCCGCGCACCGGCGAGGGGCCCTTCCGCATGCAGGTCAGCCTCCTCGACTACTCCAGCTACGTGGGCGTGATCGGCATCGGGCGCGTCGAGCGCGGCCGCCTCCGCCGCAACCGCCCGGTGGTGGCGGTGGACCGCGAGGGGCGCCGCCGCGAGGCGCGGGTGCTGGAGATCCACGGCTTCGAGGGGCTGGAGCGGGTGCCGCGGGAGGAGGCCGTGGCGGGGGACATCGTCGCCGTGGTGGGGGTCGAGGAGGTGGCGGTCTCGGACACGCTCTGCGACCCCGGCGCCGTCGAGCCGCTGCCGCCGCTGGCGGTGGACGAGCCCACCGTGGCGGTGCACTTCGAGGTCAACACCTCGCCCTTCGCCGGGCGCGACGGGCGCTACCTCACCAGCCGCCAGCTGCGCGAGCGCCTCGAGCGCGAGGCCCTGCACAACGTCGCTCTGCGCGTCGAGCCCACCGCCCACCCCGACCGCTTCCGCGTCGCCGGCCGCGGCGAGCTCCATCTCGCGGTGCTGATCGAGAACATGCGCCGGGAGGGCTACGAGCTCGCCGTCTCCCGCCCCGAGGTGGTGCTGCGCGAGATCGACGGGGTCCTCTGCGAGCCCTGGGAGCGGCTGGTGCTGGACCTGCCGGCGGCGGGCCAGGGCGCGGTCATGGAGGAGCTGGGGCGGCGCCGCGGCGAGCTCGTGGATATGCGCCCCGAGGGGGCGGGGCGGGTGCGGCTGGAGTACCGCATCCCGACGCGGGGGCTGTTCGGCCTGCGCACGGAGCTGCTCACCCTCACCGCGGGCGAGGGGATCCTGCACGCCGTCTTCGACGGCTACGGCCCGCGCCTGCCGGGGGAGGTGGCGCGGCGCCCGCGCGGGGCGATGATCGCCAACGCCACCGGCAAGGCCCTGGCCTACGCCCTGTTCAACCTGCAGGAGCGGGGCCGGCTCTTCATCGGCCCCGGCGAGGCCGTCTACGAGGGCATGGTCATCGGTCTGCACAGCCGCCCCGGCGACCTCGTGGTCAACCCGCTGCGGGCGAAGAAGCTCACCAACATCCGCGCCGCCGCCAACGACGAGAACATCCTCCTCACGCCGCCCCTGCGCCTGACCCTGGAGCGGGCCCTGGAGCTGGTGGGCGACGACGAGCTGGTGGAGGTGACGCCGGCGGCGATCCGCCTGCGCAAGCGCCACCTGGACGAGGCGGAGCGGCGCCGCGCCGGGCGCCGCTCGGCGGCGGGGTAGGCACGGCGCGCCAAAAGGAAGCCCCGGCGGGGGGCCGGGGCAAGGTCGCCGTGCTTCAGTTGACAGGGGATGGTCCTCCGTCCGTGGAGTGGTGTCAGTGAGGGTCAAACCTCGCCGGCCCCTCCATGGGCCGGCTCAGCCTGACGGGACCCATGATCCGCGCCGCGGCGGGGCTGCGGCATCGGCCGCCGGGGGAAAGGCGCGTAAACTGGGGCGGAGGAGGCTGTAAGCCTAGGCCTACAGGAGGGGTCGCGGCGTGATCGGGCTGCTGCAGCGGGTCGCGCGCGCCGAGGTGCGCGTGGGCGCCGAGGTGGTGGGCGCCATCGGGCGGGGGCTGCTGGTGCTGGTGGGGGTGCAGCGCGGCGACGACGAGGCGGCGGCGGCGCGCCTGCTGGAGCGGCTCCTGGGCTACCGCGTCTTTCCCGACGAGGCCGGGCGCATGAACCGCAGCCTGGCGGAGGTGGGCGGGGGCCTGCTGCTGGTGCCGCAGTTCACCCTCGCCGCCGACACCCGCAAGGGCACCCGGGCGAGCTTCACCCCGGCCGCCCCCCCCGAGCAGGGGCGGCGCCTGTTCGAGCACCTCGTCGCCCTCGCCGGCAGCCGCCATGCCCCGGTGGCGAGCGGGCGCTTCGGCGCCGACATGGCGGTGGAGCTGGTCAACGACGGCCCCGTGACCTTCTGGCTCGAGGTCCCGCCGGGCCGGCGCTAGCGTCCGTCCTCCTCCCGTTCGTCCTCGGCTCCGGTGGCGGCGGGCGCTTCCTCGTCGTCCAGCAGGATGCGGTGCGCCGGCCCCTCGAGGTCGTCGAACTGGCCGCTGCGGGCGGCCCAGATCAGGACCCCGGCGAAGGCGAGCCCGATCAGGAGGACGCCGGGGAGCAGGCCGTAGATGACTTCCATGGCTCCTCGCGCAGACGGCGGCCGAT carries:
- the ccoS gene encoding cbb3-type cytochrome oxidase assembly protein CcoS; protein product: MEVIYGLLPGVLLIGLAFAGVLIWAARSGQFDDLEGPAHRILLDDEEAPAATGAEDEREEDGR
- the dtd gene encoding D-aminoacyl-tRNA deacylase: MIGLLQRVARAEVRVGAEVVGAIGRGLLVLVGVQRGDDEAAAARLLERLLGYRVFPDEAGRMNRSLAEVGGGLLLVPQFTLAADTRKGTRASFTPAAPPEQGRRLFEHLVALAGSRHAPVASGRFGADMAVELVNDGPVTFWLEVPPGRR
- the typA gene encoding translational GTPase TypA — encoded protein: MSEQEIRNVALVAHVDHGKTTLVDAILRHCGALGRGVEGERLLDRDAQERERGITILAKATGVRWRGRRIHLVDTPGHADFGGEVERVLSMVDAVLLLVDAVEGPMPQTRFVTRKALARGLAPIVVVNKMDRAGARPAAVVDAVFDLLCELGASEAQLDFPVVYCSGVEGWASLDPDRRGADLEPLLETLVAHTPPPRTGEGPFRMQVSLLDYSSYVGVIGIGRVERGRLRRNRPVVAVDREGRRREARVLEIHGFEGLERVPREEAVAGDIVAVVGVEEVAVSDTLCDPGAVEPLPPLAVDEPTVAVHFEVNTSPFAGRDGRYLTSRQLRERLEREALHNVALRVEPTAHPDRFRVAGRGELHLAVLIENMRREGYELAVSRPEVVLREIDGVLCEPWERLVLDLPAAGQGAVMEELGRRRGELVDMRPEGAGRVRLEYRIPTRGLFGLRTELLTLTAGEGILHAVFDGYGPRLPGEVARRPRGAMIANATGKALAYALFNLQERGRLFIGPGEAVYEGMVIGLHSRPGDLVVNPLRAKKLTNIRAAANDENILLTPPLRLTLERALELVGDDELVEVTPAAIRLRKRHLDEAERRRAGRRSAAG